From one Catenuloplanes nepalensis genomic stretch:
- a CDS encoding cystathionine gamma-lyase: MSTEGDGTRVVHAGLPEPVPGEPFLPGPVFAAPYHLDPVAGPAGAVDGYGRPDNRTRRALETAIGELEGGDTLAFATGQAAITAALLTVLRPGDAVLLPSDGYFAVRAFAAGTLAELGVDVRTAPTAGPYPSFDGVRLVLLETPANPGLDVCDVRAVAEAAHAAGALVAVDNTAATPLGQRPLELGADLVVASGTKALTGHSDLLLGYVSTRDGSLLSRLTTWRAQTGGVPGAFDCWLAHRSLGTLDLRLARQTANAAALAPMLAAHPAVTGVRWPGLPGDPAHAVASAQMRRIPGLIGFDLGTEERVAAFLRRSRLVFAATSFGGLHTTADRRAQWGDDTTPGFVRLSCGIEDPDDLLEDIGAALSR; encoded by the coding sequence CGGTGGCCGGGCCGGCCGGTGCGGTCGACGGCTACGGGCGGCCGGACAACCGGACGCGGCGCGCACTGGAGACCGCGATCGGCGAGCTGGAGGGCGGCGACACGCTGGCGTTCGCGACCGGTCAGGCCGCGATCACGGCGGCGCTGCTGACCGTGCTGCGGCCGGGCGACGCGGTGCTGCTGCCGTCGGACGGCTACTTCGCGGTCCGCGCGTTCGCCGCGGGCACGCTCGCGGAGCTGGGCGTGGACGTGCGGACCGCGCCGACGGCCGGGCCGTACCCGTCGTTCGACGGCGTCCGCCTGGTGCTGCTGGAGACGCCGGCCAACCCGGGCCTGGACGTCTGCGACGTGCGCGCGGTCGCCGAGGCCGCGCACGCGGCCGGCGCGCTGGTCGCGGTGGACAACACCGCGGCCACGCCGCTCGGCCAGCGCCCGCTGGAGCTGGGCGCGGACCTGGTGGTGGCGTCCGGCACCAAGGCGCTGACCGGCCACTCAGACCTGCTGCTCGGCTATGTCAGCACGCGCGACGGGTCGCTGCTGTCCCGGCTGACCACCTGGCGCGCGCAGACCGGCGGCGTGCCGGGCGCGTTCGACTGCTGGCTGGCGCACCGCTCACTGGGCACGCTGGACCTGCGGCTGGCCCGGCAGACCGCGAACGCGGCCGCGCTCGCGCCGATGCTGGCCGCGCACCCGGCCGTGACCGGCGTGCGCTGGCCCGGCCTGCCCGGCGACCCGGCGCACGCGGTGGCGAGCGCGCAGATGCGCCGGATCCCCGGCCTGATCGGCTTCGACCTCGGCACCGAGGAGCGGGTGGCCGCGTTCCTGCGGCGGTCCCGGCTGGTCTTCGCGGCCACGTCGTTCGGCGGGCTGCACACGACCGCGGACCGGCGCGCGCAGTGGGGCGACGACACCACCCCGGGCTTCGTCCGCCTCTCCTGCGGCATCGAGGACCCGGACGACCTCCTCGAGGACATCGGCGCCGCGCTGTCCCGGTGA